The nucleotide window GTGTCGGTGATGATGATTTCTTTTTCTTCGGGAAAACGCAGTCGGCGTGAACGTGTATCCAGGGTGGCGAAAAGTTTGTTTTCAGCGCGAACGTCGCTATGTGTAAGCGCGTTAAGTAAGGTGCTTTTTCCAGCGTTGGTATAGCCCACAATCGCGACAATGGGGATGCCATGCTTTTGTCGTTTGCTCCGTCTTTGGATGCGTTGCTTTCCCAGTTGTTTGAGTTGCTTTTCGAGTCGACTGATTCGCTCGTATGCACGGCGACGGCCGATTTCAAGCTTGGTTTCGCCTGGTCCACGGCCTCCGATGCCGCCAGTAAGCCTTGAAAGCGCGTCATCTCGCGTTCCGAGGCGTGGGAGCAAGTAGCGCATTTGAGCCAGTTCAACTTGAAGTTTACCGTCTCTGCTTTGAGCATGCTGGGCAAAAACATCGAGGATGAGTTGGCTGCGATCGAGAATTTTTAAGTCGGATACGGCTGAGATGGCGGAGGCTTGATTGGGATTGAGATTGCAGTCAAAGATAAGTACTTCGACATCCAGTTGCATCGCTCGAAGAATTACGTCCTCAAGTTTGCCTTTCCCGAGTACATATTTGGGGTCTTTACGATCGCGTATCTGAACGATGGTATCAGCTACGTCGACCCCCGCAGTGCGTGCGAGTTCTTTGAGTTCCTGAAGCGATTCGTGGACGTGGGAAGCATGTGTTTTATCGCTGACATGCACTAAAATCGCACGACCGTCTTTGGCTTGGATATGCCTGATGCGACTTGCCCGGGTGTATTCTGCTTCAAGCGCGGTGATTATTTGGGCGGGATTACAGTCGAGGCGTCCGTAGGGTGTGGGTCCGAATTTTCTGAAGGGTTCCTCGCTACTGTCTTCCGGAACTGGAATGCAGTGCGCGTAGTGAATTTTTGATGGACTCCCGCTGCTTGAAAGAATGATCGCTGCGACTAAATCAAGACGTAGCCGTGTTAAATCAACGAGATCATCGCGTGTAAGCTCTTCACCTCGCAAGTGAGTGTGAACTAATCGCAAAGCTCTAAATCGACCTTGAGCAGCACGCAGGCGGCCAATGTCCGGTAGCATGATTTTAGTTGCATCGCCGACGATGACAAACTCGACCTCGCCTGAGCGGTCGATAAGTACCCCGATTTGTCTGCGCGTTGCGTGCGATACACTACAGAGCAAACTGGTAAGTTCAGGTGTGGTAAGCTGTTCAAACGGCACACGTCGACGATAAAGCCGTTCCAGTGACTTGAGTTGCGTCGGACTTAGTCCATGAGTATTTCCGTAGACCTGCAAGGCAGACGGTTTAGCCTCTTGTTTACGCTTATTCAAGCCTGTTTTTGGGCTTTTTCATTGGATCCATATGATTTGCTTTCTTGAAAGGGAGCGTAAGTAGCTAGCGGGAGGCGTCAGTGGATCTAATATGAAAGCTAAAGGTTGCAGATGATTAAGTGTGGAAACCTTTACCTATCTATAGCTGGCGGGCCTTTTTGATATCACGTGTTTTTTGTATTTATTTTGCTTGTTTGTTGCTGACTTACTGTAGTTTTGGTTTCAGCAAAGATGAGCTAGATCCGGACGCTGGCGTCTTGGATGCCTCGATGGATAGTAGTACGGATGTCGTTACCAACGATGCTGCTATCAATGATGCTTCCACTGATAGTTCACTTTCTCCCGATGCAGGTGATCCGGTGCCGAAGACGCAAACGATTAAAATAGCGACCGATGGCGACGATGGCGAAGTGACCGAAACTTCTTATTATCCGCAAGGAGAAAGCTCTTCAGGAGCAGCCTTTGCTCACCGCATTTTTATGGGAACATGGTCTGGCGAGATGTACTGGGGCTACTTTCGTTTTAAGCTGCAACAAGCTATTTCTGCTCAAGCCAATGTGACAAGCGCCACGATGAAGGGCTATAGTGTAGGAACCGACGGGGTATGGCAGAGCAGCCAAGATTGGTTGGTCATTCATCTCGAAGATTCAGCTAACCCTTCAGCGGTGCAAGGGATTAGTGATGACCCCTATGCCACAGGAGGTCGCTCTCTTTACCCTGGTCTTTCGGTATCTTGGAATGCCAATCACCAATTGCCCTGGCTCGAGGCGCCACAACAACGTTGGGAAACGACTCCTGACTTGAGTGTGTTGATTCAAGCGCTTGTTGACAAATATGGCGGTCTTGCACTGAATGCCTACGTACAGCTTTGGATACGTGGTGGTAATTCGCTTTCAGAACAGGCGCAGGTTGGCGTATGGGACTATGCACAGGGATCGGCTACAGCCGCTGAGCTTACGATTGAATGGACGGAATAAACGTCAAAGTTTGTCTTCTCAGCATGTCTTTATAAGACAGATTCCAACCTTTTTTTTACCTCATTGATCTCTGGCAAGTTCAGGCTCTGCTCTAGGCTTAGCCTGACTTGTTTTTTTTTATGCTGCTTTGTTCGCAGAGTGCTGAATCTGTCCACTGCGGCACGTAATTTGTTTTCAAAAGAAAGAGACTTCTCAGCAGCTTTGCGTAGTCCTTCTTGTGCTTTCAAACGGCTCTGTGGATCCTGACATACAAGCAAGGCATCGCAACCTGCTTCAATAGCGAGCACAGCAGCGTCTGCAATTGAGTGGTTGTTTGAAATTGCTTTCATGTCGAGATCGTCACTGATAATGATTCCATTAAAGCAACAATATTGTCGCGCCAGTGTTGCGAGAATGCTTGGCGAAAGTGTTGCGGGATACTTAGAATCAAGCTCCGGAAATATAATGTGTGCGGTCATGATGGCATCAACCGCAGTGGCCAGAGTTCGAAATGGTTCAAGCTCGATTGCTTTGAGTCGCGTAAGTGAATGCTCGAGCCGAGGCAAGGTTTCATGGCTATCGGA belongs to Myxococcales bacterium and includes:
- the hflX gene encoding GTPase HflX codes for the protein MQVYGNTHGLSPTQLKSLERLYRRRVPFEQLTTPELTSLLCSVSHATRRQIGVLIDRSGEVEFVIVGDATKIMLPDIGRLRAAQGRFRALRLVHTHLRGEELTRDDLVDLTRLRLDLVAAIILSSSGSPSKIHYAHCIPVPEDSSEEPFRKFGPTPYGRLDCNPAQIITALEAEYTRASRIRHIQAKDGRAILVHVSDKTHASHVHESLQELKELARTAGVDVADTIVQIRDRKDPKYVLGKGKLEDVILRAMQLDVEVLIFDCNLNPNQASAISAVSDLKILDRSQLILDVFAQHAQSRDGKLQVELAQMRYLLPRLGTRDDALSRLTGGIGGRGPGETKLEIGRRRAYERISRLEKQLKQLGKQRIQRRSKRQKHGIPIVAIVGYTNAGKSTLLNALTHSDVRAENKLFATLDTRSRRLRFPEEKEIIITDTVGFIRNLPKDLWAAFRATFEEAIDADLILHVIDASDPSQDQHIETTEKLLSELGIDQTPRIMVYNKSDQLTDTEIGALQQRTETVVVSALILGSLLPLLELLKSRLILQQLSTLDPSNPVENH